GGCGCTGTCGGAAGCGGCCGAGTCCGAGTCGTCCTCGCTGTCCTGCGAGgcgcgctgccgccgccggtCCGCCATCTTGGGCCGCCGCGCGGGGCACCACGGGACGGACTACGGCTCCCGGCGGCCCCGTCCCGCCCCGGGCGCCCCGTGACGTCACAGCGCGGGGTGGCGTCACGGCGGCGGAAGTGACGTCACGCGCGGGAGGCGAGGCAGGCGCGAGGCGCGGGGCCGTTTTCCTCgtttattgtaaaaaaaaaacaaaaccaaaacagaacaggaaCAGAACGAAACAACAACGCAAAGAACCAGCGCGCGGGGGCGTCCGCGCGCCCCCCCCGGGGGGGCGGAACTTCGtgtttttaaacacaatttaacacttttgtttgtttgtttgtttgttgggtcTTGTTCCCCCAGAGCGTTtgtctgtaaaaaaaacaagtttcctTCCGCTCATGAACcgcaggggcagagcagggcggggcgggggggggggagagagcGGGGACGGGGGGAAATGCGGGAAAATcaagcaaaaaagcagcagctcaggtgcgtgtgtgtgtgtctgtgtctgtgtcttcactcagtgctgctggcaaGGGCCGGGCTGCTCCAAGACcccctccctggggagccccctcccccccccccggcagcaCCGGGCCCGGTGGCCGCACCGAGGGGCCCGGGGGTCCCACCagcaccgggggggggggtctcagcGACGGCAGGGAAGGGACACGGCCCCGGCTCTGACACCGACCCAACTCACCAACTGCAAACacctttaaattatttaaaaacgaacaaacaaacaaacaaaaaaaaaaccccacgtaTTGTGCGCAGAGGGTTtctatttcacaaaaaaaaaaaaaaatttgttttcaaactcTCCCCTCTGACCCCATCACGGCCACCccagaggggggggggaaaaagcccCCCGAGCGGTTTCCCGGCACTTCCCGGTGTCCGGCCCCTGGCTGGGAGGAGCGCTGGGACCCCCGGCAGCGCCACTGGTGCCACCGGGACCCAAACTGGTGCCACCGGGACCCAAACTGGTGCCGCTGGGACCCAAACTGGTGCTTatgctgctccagctggacCCGAGCCCAGCAGGACACCCCGGACacgggcccggccccgctgccccccgtgCGCGGCTCAAAGCCCCGTGTCCCGGCGGCACCCCCCGGGCAGGACGGGTCTGGGATCCTCCCGCTGCCCCGGAGCGGCCGGTGGGAAACCTCAACGGCGCCGCTGAGGGACAAGTCCAAGGAACATGTTGCAAAACCCAAGAGAACAAAACCAGGGGCACGGAGGAACGAAACCATCGGTCACAGGAGAAGGCAGGGGAGGGCGGCGGCACCTCCCGGCGCTCCCGTCACTTCCGGCAGGTCCGGTGCGGGGTCTGCTTCTTCTGCACCTCCAGCCGGCAGCGGCTGCGCTCGTCCAGCCAGGGCAGCTCGAAGTTCCTGCGGGAAGAGCCGCCTCAGCGCCCGGACAGCGGGGGGTCCCCCCGAGCAGCCCCGCCCGGCCTGCCCCCGGTACTCACTGTGGGGTCAGTTTTGGTAAGGGCCGGCCAAAGGCGACGACGGGCAGGTACGGGGTGATGAGCAAGCTTTCCACTGTGGGGAGACACCAGAGGGTTACACACCCCCTGCCTACACCCCCCGCTGCGggcagcccccctgcctgccccccagCACTCACCATCATCTGGCTCAGGGAAAAATGAGGTAACTTCAGGCTCCGACTCCTGGATCCCTTTCCTTTTGTACATTCGGAGCTGCAGCCGCTGTAGGATTCTCTGTTCCCTGATCCGCTGAATGTCCCACCTGGAAGACGCGAGGCCCCAGGCAGTGAGGATCCACAGGCAGCGATGGGGGAACATCCCTTCTCTGGCAACATTTCCAGTTCCCATCCCAGCTGGACCCTGGGCAGCCGGATCCCGTGTCCCCTCCCCTGGGTGAcaccctggggcccttccctgtGGAGGGGGCACAGACCACCCGCCATGCCAGGGAGCCGGGTCCCCACCACCCTCTTGGCTCCCACCTTTTCCTTCGTTTTTCATCCAGCTCCAGCTTGGCGTGCCGTTTGGAAAAGACGCTGTCATCCAGGTTCTGCAACGACAGACAGGGATCAGCCCGGcactggcagcaccagcacagcccagagctggcagccagGGCCACCATGGCACGGAGATGCTGGTGCTtcaccccagcccagccctccaaCCGCAGCCGGGATGTGCCGCACTCGTTGTGCTGCACAAAGGGAAGAGGCGCTGCCAGCAGCGACCGCCACGAGCTGCTGTCCAGGAGAGGTGAAACACCCAGGAAGGCACCCGTGGCAGCAGCGGCTCTGCTGGAGGCCACGGCAGCACACGTACCTCCAGGATGTCCGAGGGGTTGGGGTCTCTCAGGGGCTCCACAACATGGTCCCTCCAAGACGGAACTGCAGGGTGAGAGGCCAGGCTGTTACCCCACACCAGGACCCCCACGGCTTCAGCCCCCCCCGCGCCATCTCACCGctcctttccagcctgtcccaccTCTGGGGTGCACGGCTCAGCACCCCCAAACCCTGACCTGTGCCGGGCTGGGCAATGCCACCAGCTGAGGGCAGCCAGTGCCACTGTCACTGTGTCGTGTCCCCCCCCAGCCAAGCATGCCAGCAGAATGGAACCACTCCAAGCTCCCCCGTGCCAGGGTGCCCAGCCACCCGGCACAGCCCCGTGCTCCCCATCGCTCACCACGCTGCGGGACATCAGCCAGGAAGGGGCGGCCAGTGGGACAGGACCGGGTTTGGGGACAGCAGGTGACCCCGTGGAGGAACCCGTGCTGGCACAAGCCAGACACGTTTCCCAACTGCCAACAGGAAGTTGCTTCACTCCTCTCTCAAACAGGCGCGCTGGCTGCCCGGCAAACGGAGCAGGACCAGCATCCCTGCCCGGCACGCTGCCCCCGGatcccagcagggccagggcagggcaAGCTGGAGACGTGGTTCAGCAGGGccacagcaccagggctgctACCGGCCACTGCATCTGGGGCTCTCTGCCCTTTGCTGGCTTCCCAATCCACCAGACCCTGCTCTGGCCACCGGCTCTGCCCCGATGCCGGCAccacagccagctctcctgctcttACTTGCTACAGTCTCCTCCTTCTTTGGGGAAGGCTCCCGCAGCGGCGAGGGGGGCGGCTGGTGCCAGCGGCACAAGTACATTTCCGTGGTTGAGAGATAGGGCAGGTCGTCTGCCTCGCTGCTGAAGAAGCTCTTCTCCTTGGGGTGGGCACCAGGGCCCTTGGGTGGGGCTGAGACTCGGAGCGGGGTTTCCAGGAATGACCTGGGTTTTTCTGGAGTCTCTTGGCTCCGCAGTTCTCTTTTACAAACAGTTTCAGACAAGGAGCTGCCCGattcctccttccctggggagTGCTTAGAAGTTTTACTCTTCACTTTTGAGAACTCGGACACCATTTTTTTAACAGGCGTCTTCCTCTCCACACTCCCAAACGTCGGCTTCCTGcgggaggaagaggagctgagCCTGCTGTGCAAATCCttgccctgctccagggctACCTCCTCCCCCCCAAACCAGGGCTGCCATTCCAGGGCTGGCTGGAGACAGGTTTCCAGAGGCAAGAGGGGCTTCCCCAGCATTTCAGGACCCCATGCTCCTTGCCCAGGCTTTCACAAGGTACCCCCCTACCAAGACCAGTGCTCAATGGGATGCACTCCTAGTGCTGGACAACCCCTCCAAGTGACACCAGGGTCACTGGGCTGGCACCTCCATTCGCCATGTGGTGCCAGCCCCACGGATGGAGGATGAAGCCATGGGGAAGGctgtccccttccctcccccaggcCCCACAatgccccagcacagcacccccTACCTTTTGTGTCCCTTCCCATTCCTGCCATAGGGGAAGTGCTTGGGCTGCAGGGTTGGGGGGGGCTCCAGCAGGTCCTGAGGACACTCCAATGGCAGCTTCTCACAAGCCTCTGCCTCCGGCTTCTCATCCACTTCAAAGCCCTGGAAGATGCGGTGCTTCTCCCGCTCGCTGTCCTTCTTCACCAGCTGCACCCGCCTTTCCATGCGCTCGATCCGCGCCAGGAGCTGCAACACAGGGCAAGAGCTCACTTTGCGGGTGCCCCCTGCATGTACCCCTGCCCCCCCAAccctgggcagctgcctgcaccatGCCCTGCCTACACATCCCATAAAGAGGAGGGAAACACCCAGGGAAGAGCCAGTCCCCAGCAGCTTCATCTTTGCCATCACCCGCTTGCGGAAGcgccccagcacacagcaggtGCCACCCTGCTGGGTGCCCCGCCTGCTTTCTGCCTCTACCTGTGCCTGTCCAGCATTCACCTGGCAACTTCTTGGCAATGCTTGGGGGGGCAGGAGCATATTTGTGAAGAGCCCCTCAATAGCAACTGAGCCACCCCTGCTCGGGCTCAGCCAGCACCGCAGGCTTCCCAGCACACTGGGAACACCACGCGTCCTGCCTGTGCTCCCAGAAGGGACTGGAGGCAAAGGGCAACATCTGCCACCAGCATCACACCCCTGGATGGCTTCACTGCAATGCTGGTGGGGGCTAAGATCTACAAATAGCACAAAATGGCCACTTGCTCCCTATCTGGCACTGCCAGTCCCTGTGGCAGGAGGGTTGTAGCCAGCTGCAAACCCTGCAGGCTTTGGGGAACCATTTGGGGGTCTCAACTACTCAACTGCTGCATCCTCCTCAAGTGCAAGCAGCACCGTTGGGCCAGGCAGGAAGAAGGCAGTTTGTAATTAGACATGGGCTTCATTACAGAGCCAGCAGCCAGCTTGGTGATCCCTGCCCATTGTCACCCTGCTCCACCAGCCATTTGGAGGGTCTGCTTGGcaaagcacagcagggagggtCCCAACAGCCCCCTGGGGACGTGGCTGCGGGGGATGACCCAGCTCTGGGGACCAACCCCCCATTCCCACCTGCCTGGTGCACCCAGGGTTTGCGGGCTCCCTCCCCCCGGCTGCTTCACCCCCTCGTTCCCTCTCTGCAGCGGCTCCTCCATGTTGGAGGCCCCGGCACACACCGCAGGGATGCGGCCAAACCGGCTGCACCACGTGGGGAGGCTCTTCCCGCCGCAACCGGGGCCGCAGCAACCGCCACCGCCGCAGCGGGGCAGCCGGTGGGGACGGCacgggggcggtgcggggggaGCGTGCGGGCAGGCTCTGCCGCATCCCGGGGCAGCGCAGGCAGCGCCCAGCGCCCGTCGGGCAGGGCAGAGCGGGCACGTAAAGGGGGCAGCGCCCAGCACCTTGCAGGGCAAAGCAGGCAAACAccgggggggctgagggggtgACCTTGGGGACGGGGGACGGGGGACGGGGGGGGAGCCCTAGCTCTGCAGGGTGCATGGGGAGGTGACAGCCCCCAGTCCAGGTCCCAGCCCCGCGGTGACGCGGCCCCTTTAAATTAACCCCCGgtggggcgggccgggccgggggccgCTCAGCCCCCCCGCGGCGGGCCCGCTGCCATGGCGACGGGCGGCGGCCCGTTAACCCCcgccggcccgccccgccccggcccttTGTGCCCCCGCCGGTCACCCCGCCCCCCGCCGGCCTTTGTCTGGGGGGGGGGTATCGATACCTTGGGGGTATCTACCCTCTTAGGGGGGTAATAAGCCTGGAGTGCTTGGGGGGCAACAATCCCTTGGGGGGGAGATTATTGCCTTTGGGGGGGGCCTGTGAAGGGGACATTAAttccgggggggggggggggcattaACCCCCTGAGGAGACCTATCGGTATCTTGGGGAGGGCAACTGATGCCCCCCCAGAGGAGTATTACTCCCCAAGGTGGGGAGGGCATTAACcccctgggtgctgggagggcCTTATTGCCCAAAGGTGGGGCATTAACGCCTGGGGTTCCACGCAGGAGGGAGGCACTAACCCCCACTGACCCCCCTGGGGTGCCAAGGGGAGGGGGCACTTACCTACTGGTGGTTGGAAgcccccggggtggggggggcggGCATTAACCCAGGAGGGTGGAGGGGTAACCTCGCGGATAAGGGGTTAATTTCGCGGGTGGGTGGGGTTTAACGctacgggggggggggggttgacCCCGCGAGTAGAGAGTTAACCCCggcgggggggcaggggggagatCCTCGCGCGTGGAGAGGGTTAACCTCGTGGGTGGGTTAACCTCGCGAGTGGGGAGGGGTTAACCCCTGCGGTGCCGCTCTCCCGCCACCCCCCGTGTCTCCCCCTCTGCCGTGGAGGAGTGTTAACCCCTGCGGCGCCGCGCTcgctccccccgccgcccccccccccagccgtACCGTGTCCCGTTCGGCCTTGAGCTCCTCGATCTGCCGCTCCTTGGCctgcaactgctgctgctgctgctcgaTGAGgtccagctggagcagcaggatcTGCCGCAGACAGGCCGCCTGCCCCGGCGAGCCCCCGCCGGCCCCCATCCCGCCTCTCCGCGCTCCGCTCTTCCACTTGCCctcggcgggcggcggcgggcccggctctgcgggccccgctcccggcccaggccccggccccgccgcgccctcCCCGGCGCCGCGCCCGGGCAGCACCGCCTGGTAGCGCGGCCGAGCGCCGGCATCCCCCGCGGCGGCGGCCTGCTGCTTCCCGCCGgccggcggccccggcccggcccagcgctgctgctgctgctccgccgccgccgccaccccgccgccgcggccctTGTGTGCCCccagcggcggcagcggcggctcccggggccggcggggcggcgggcggtgCGGCGCGgagccctcctcctcctcctcctcctcccgcccccccccgcggCGGCTCGGCCGCCCGGAAGGCCGTAGACCTCATGGCCGGGGCCCGCCGTTCCCCACCGCCCCGTTACCGGCCGGCGACTGAGCGCAGCGGCTGCCGCCACCGGCAGCGcggcccggggggcggcggggccccgcCGCCATCAGCGCAGCGCAtcccccgccccggggccgcggggctgccccgccgccccccctCCGGTGCGGGGCAAGAGAGGGGCCGAGACGGGGCTCACGCGGAatgaaaggggaggggggggacgCGGGTCGGTACCGGGGGCGGGTCGAAGCCGGGACCGCGCGGCGGCCCCCGGTTACCTTTAAACCGGGCTGGGTGCGCATGCGCCAGCGGCGGCCacggccggggcgggggcgcgggTGGGGGGGACGCCCGTGGGCGAggaggggggcaggaggggccggGGACCCCCACCCCTCACCGTCACCTCCCCGGACGTGGGGTGGTCTCCACGCGCGGCCAGGCCGGTCccgcgggggggcggggggtgtcCCGGGCCGGCAGTACCGGGGCGCGGCCGCCCGGTGGCTCCCGAGTGCGGCGGCTCCGCCCGCTGCTCGGCGGGGTCCCGCGCACCCCCGGCCCTCCCTCCGCCCGCGCGGGTCTGGGGGGGTCGGCCCGGCTGCACGGCGAGGGAACCCGGGGGGGGCGCGGGGAGACTCTGCCTCAGGGGAGCGGGGGCGGCACCGCCACGATCCTCCCACgccgggggagcgggggggggggtccctcTCTGTGAGGACGGGTTTGTCCTGCGAGAACTGGGCTCCCGTCAACACCCCCCCCCCGAGCACCCCCTGTCCACGGGGTCTGCAGCCCCCCCCgtgcacacgcacacacatgcacacagccctgcagtTCCTTCTTTACATGTGAAAGTGCGTGTACACACACACTCCCCGACAGAGACTGCAGCCCCAGCGCACACTCGCGTTTCTATGTACACACATGCACGCGCATACACAGCCCCCCCGCAGTGAGCGACTGCAGCCCCCGCTGCGGGCACCCCGCAccctgcaggcactgcagccCCTGCACACACACCGCCCCGCACTGCAGCCCCTGCACACACGCACGCACGCACACAGCACTTCCCCCCCCGCCCGCTggataaacacacacacacacacacacacacagagaccgTAGC
This genomic stretch from Apus apus isolate bApuApu2 chromosome 25, bApuApu2.pri.cur, whole genome shotgun sequence harbors:
- the MSL1 gene encoding male-specific lethal 1 homolog; the protein is MGAGGGSPGQAACLRQILLLQLDLIEQQQQQLQAKERQIEELKAERDTLLARIERMERRVQLVKKDSEREKHRIFQGFEVDEKPEAEACEKLPLECPQDLLEPPPTLQPKHFPYGRNGKGHKRKPTFGSVERKTPVKKMVSEFSKVKSKTSKHSPGKEESGSSLSETVCKRELRSQETPEKPRSFLETPLRVSAPPKGPGAHPKEKSFFSSEADDLPYLSTTEMYLCRWHQPPPSPLREPSPKKEETVAIPSWRDHVVEPLRDPNPSDILENLDDSVFSKRHAKLELDEKRRKRWDIQRIREQRILQRLQLRMYKRKGIQESEPEVTSFFPEPDDVESLLITPYLPVVAFGRPLPKLTPQNFELPWLDERSRCRLEVQKKQTPHRTCRK